The proteins below are encoded in one region of Nitrospira sp.:
- a CDS encoding cytochrome c has product MDAWSQRAPKSTPLRFVAILVTIALTGIDMGVADDRFHIGRPATEDEIRAWDLDISPEGRNLPPGVGTVAKGAEIFASKCAACHGPTGIEGPADQLIGGQGTLASAKPVKTVGSYWPYATTLFDYIRRAMPLTAPQSLTAEEVYSVVAWLLHQNGIVAKDIRLDAAILPTIRMPNRDGFGPDPRPDVTP; this is encoded by the coding sequence ATGGACGCGTGGTCCCAGCGGGCGCCTAAGTCGACGCCCTTGAGGTTTGTCGCGATCCTGGTCACGATCGCGCTGACCGGCATCGACATGGGTGTGGCTGACGACCGATTCCACATCGGCCGCCCTGCAACGGAAGACGAAATCCGAGCCTGGGATCTCGACATCTCTCCAGAGGGCAGGAACCTCCCTCCCGGCGTCGGCACGGTCGCAAAGGGAGCGGAGATCTTTGCCTCCAAGTGTGCCGCTTGCCATGGGCCCACGGGTATCGAGGGGCCAGCGGATCAACTGATCGGCGGACAGGGAACCTTGGCGTCAGCCAAGCCGGTCAAGACCGTGGGCAGCTATTGGCCTTATGCCACGACCCTCTTCGACTATATTCGGCGAGCGATGCCTCTCACCGCCCCACAATCCCTCACAGCAGAAGAGGTTTATAGTGTGGTCGCCTGGTTACTTCATCAAAACGGTATCGTGGCCAAAGACATTCGCCTGGACGCCGCCATCTTACCGACCATCCGCATGCCCAACCGGGACGGGTTTGGGCCCGACCCACGACCGGACGTGACTCCCTAA
- a CDS encoding hypothetical protein (possible pseudo, internal stop codon), whose product MHLVNRRDALRPFEAGGVEPLEVNADSFRAALCRENHTLKRALTDPSIVSGIGNAYSDEILHRARLSPTVKTGRLTDEQHAHLFEATHTVLTEWIERLRAETGQEFPEKVTAFRDGMAVHGRYRQPCPVCGCPVQRIVFGEHETNYCPSCQTGGTVLADRALSRLLREDWPRRIEDLERIHMQSRKDRPVPRNSRSASARRQI is encoded by the coding sequence TTGCACCTCGTGAATCGACGGGATGCCCTCCGGCCATTTGAGGCAGGAGGGGTCGAACCGCTCGAGGTCAATGCAGACTCGTTTCGAGCAGCGCTGTGCCGCGAAAATCACACGCTCAAGCGCGCCCTCACCGATCCGTCCATCGTCAGCGGCATCGGCAACGCCTATTCGGACGAAATCCTTCATCGTGCACGCCTGTCCCCTACGGTGAAGACAGGCCGACTCACGGACGAGCAGCACGCGCATCTGTTCGAGGCCACGCACACCGTCCTTACCGAGTGGATCGAGCGATTACGGGCCGAGACCGGCCAGGAGTTCCCGGAAAAGGTCACGGCCTTCCGTGACGGCATGGCCGTACACGGCCGCTACCGGCAGCCTTGCCCCGTCTGCGGCTGCCCCGTGCAGCGAATCGTGTTTGGCGAGCACGAGACGAACTACTGTCCCTCGTGCCAAACGGGCGGCACGGTGTTGGCCGACCGAGCCTTGTCTCGTTTGCTGCGCGAGGACTGGCCCAGGCGGATCGAGGATTTGGAGCGTATTCACATGCAGTCCCGCAAGGACCGGCCGGTCCCCCGCAACTCTCGTTCCGCCTCGGCACGCAGACAGATCTGA
- a CDS encoding methyltransferase, whose protein sequence is MSAQTEQHVIDSQRRDWNRVAGGWEKWDPFFERQMPFLNHRLVGDARVCPGQRVLDLGSGTGYPALLAAQIVGVDGQVTGMDLAEEMLAVAEKKALHLGLSNVRFRTGDVSALPFGDRSFDAVISRFCLMFLPDVPRAATEIARVLKPGGWLATAVWAAPEKNPSISGSMAAIKQVVDLPQPEPNAPGIFRLAKAGDLAGMLARAGFVDLTDEEFPAEWSYASPEEYYLSLMELAAPIQNLMATLSPAQVGEVKRRLLEAGATAMRDGRVVFPITIRIVAARKPG, encoded by the coding sequence ATGTCCGCACAGACCGAACAGCACGTGATCGACTCACAGCGTCGCGATTGGAACCGCGTCGCCGGTGGATGGGAAAAATGGGACCCGTTCTTCGAGCGTCAAATGCCCTTTCTCAATCATCGTTTGGTGGGGGACGCGCGGGTGTGTCCGGGGCAGCGTGTGTTGGATCTCGGATCCGGCACGGGATACCCAGCGCTCCTGGCCGCGCAAATCGTTGGCGTCGACGGGCAGGTGACTGGGATGGACCTTGCCGAAGAGATGCTGGCGGTGGCGGAAAAGAAGGCTCTGCATCTTGGACTCTCGAATGTCCGCTTTCGAACCGGTGACGTGAGTGCCCTGCCGTTCGGCGATCGATCGTTTGACGCCGTGATCAGCAGGTTTTGCCTGATGTTCCTCCCGGACGTTCCGCGGGCCGCCACGGAAATCGCGCGTGTCCTCAAGCCGGGTGGTTGGCTGGCCACAGCAGTCTGGGCGGCGCCGGAAAAGAACCCTTCCATCAGCGGATCGATGGCCGCGATCAAGCAGGTCGTGGATCTCCCTCAGCCGGAGCCCAACGCGCCCGGCATCTTTCGGTTGGCCAAGGCGGGGGATCTGGCCGGCATGCTGGCACGCGCGGGCTTCGTTGATCTCACAGACGAGGAATTTCCGGCTGAATGGTCCTATGCTTCCCCGGAGGAATATTATTTGTCCCTTATGGAACTCGCAGCCCCCATTCAGAACCTGATGGCGACGCTGTCACCCGCGCAAGTCGGCGAGGTCAAGAGGCGTCTACTCGAGGCAGGTGCAACGGCGATGCGGGACGGACGCGTCGTATTTCCCATCACGATTCGCATTGTTGCAGCACGGAAACCCGGGTAG
- a CDS encoding radical SAM/Cys-rich domain protein, with translation MALTLLGRHSPLASPGTQLKLLSEVDSCPPFESQLARTGLFPLCATGITVFQINVGRLCNQTCRHCHVDAGPDRTESMTRETAEACIEALARTDIPTVDITGGAPELNPQFRWLVQQARRLGRHVMERCNLSVLLLPSQADLGGFLATHRVEVVASLPSYRAGQTDAQRGEGVFQKSIDALRLLNRLGYGKPDTGLPLNLVFNPVGAFLPPKQEAIEAQFRKELRHKHGVEFTHLYTITNMPISRYLEFLVDSGNYEGYMERLANAFNPAAAAGVMCRYTLSVGWDGMLYDCDFNQMLDLPIGYDAPAHIRDFDPARLHHRRIVTRNHCYGCTAGSGSSCGGAVTE, from the coding sequence ATGGCCTTGACCCTACTCGGACGACATAGTCCGCTTGCGTCACCGGGAACACAGCTGAAGCTGCTGAGCGAGGTCGACTCCTGCCCTCCGTTCGAGTCGCAATTGGCTCGCACCGGTCTCTTCCCACTCTGTGCCACGGGGATCACAGTCTTTCAGATTAACGTGGGGAGACTCTGCAACCAAACCTGCCGGCATTGCCACGTCGATGCGGGGCCGGACCGAACCGAGTCCATGACTCGCGAAACGGCAGAGGCCTGCATCGAGGCCCTGGCTCGGACCGATATTCCCACCGTGGATATTACCGGCGGGGCCCCGGAGTTGAACCCTCAATTCCGCTGGCTCGTGCAACAGGCTCGCAGGCTCGGGCGGCACGTGATGGAGCGATGCAATCTGTCAGTGTTGCTGTTGCCATCGCAAGCCGATCTCGGCGGATTCCTTGCCACCCACCGGGTGGAAGTCGTGGCGTCGCTTCCCTCGTACCGGGCCGGTCAAACCGACGCGCAGCGCGGAGAAGGCGTGTTTCAAAAGTCCATCGATGCGCTCAGACTGCTGAATCGCCTTGGGTATGGGAAGCCGGACACGGGGCTTCCGCTCAATCTGGTGTTCAATCCGGTGGGCGCGTTTCTTCCCCCCAAGCAAGAAGCCATCGAGGCCCAGTTTCGGAAAGAATTACGACACAAGCACGGTGTGGAGTTTACCCATCTGTACACCATTACCAATATGCCGATCAGCCGGTATCTCGAGTTCCTGGTGGACAGCGGCAACTATGAGGGTTACATGGAGCGTCTGGCGAATGCCTTTAACCCGGCGGCCGCCGCGGGCGTCATGTGCCGATATACCCTGTCGGTTGGATGGGATGGCATGCTCTACGATTGCGACTTTAATCAAATGCTCGATCTGCCGATCGGGTATGACGCGCCGGCCCACATTCGTGACTTCGATCCCGCCCGCCTGCATCATCGTCGTATCGTCACGCGTAACCACTGTTATGGCTGCACGGCGGGATCTGGGTCATCGTGTGGGGGAGCGGTCACCGAATAG
- a CDS encoding ketosteroid isomerase, translating into MSVMDIGKELVALCRQGKNQEAIDRLYDPHIESVEPMAMPGMDQVQKGIAAIKGKNTWWTDNHTIHGNTVEGPYANGDRFTVRFSYDVTPKQTGKRMTMEEIGLYTVKNGKVVKEEFFYSMG; encoded by the coding sequence ATGAGCGTGATGGACATTGGCAAAGAATTGGTGGCACTGTGCCGGCAGGGCAAGAACCAGGAGGCGATCGATCGCCTCTACGATCCCCATATTGAAAGCGTCGAACCGATGGCCATGCCGGGCATGGATCAAGTGCAGAAGGGCATCGCCGCGATCAAGGGCAAGAACACATGGTGGACGGACAATCATACCATTCACGGCAACACCGTCGAGGGACCGTACGCCAACGGTGACCGTTTCACCGTTCGGTTTAGCTATGACGTCACCCCCAAACAGACGGGGAAGCGGATGACCATGGAGGAAATCGGCCTCTACACGGTGAAGAACGGCAAGGTCGTCAAGGAAGAGTTCTTCTACTCGATGGGCTGA
- a CDS encoding hypothetical protein (possible pseudo, internal stop codon), translated as MPELPDLTMYVEQLARRIVGRPLVRVRLTSPFLLRSVEPSLEIVHGHSVTAVSRLGKGIVLALDGDLFLVLHLMIAG; from the coding sequence ATGCCTGAATTGCCGGATCTCACGATGTATGTCGAGCAACTCGCCCGCCGCATCGTCGGTCGACCGCTTGTACGGGTTCGATTAACCAGTCCGTTCCTGCTGCGCAGTGTGGAGCCGTCGCTCGAGATTGTCCACGGACACAGCGTCACTGCGGTATCTCGGTTGGGCAAGGGGATCGTTCTGGCACTCGACGGTGATCTGTTCCTGGTCCTTCATCTCATGATCGCCGGCTAG
- a CDS encoding phosphatase has product MASKFMKVLLTEPVRRAQQDTYGRCLAIGNAPASDVLTEDEVQFIAARDSLYLATVNEDGWPYIQHRGGPPGFVQALDARTLAFADYRGNRQLLTAGHLRANDKVALFLMDYPNQTRLKVIGYAHSETAASHESLLTYLPAAERRLVERVIVITVVGFDWNCPQHITPRYTAEQVENYIAPPHARIAELERQLPATVLNPGP; this is encoded by the coding sequence ATGGCCTCGAAATTCATGAAGGTACTCCTGACTGAACCGGTCCGCCGGGCGCAGCAGGACACATACGGACGATGTTTGGCAATTGGGAACGCGCCAGCCTCGGATGTCCTTACGGAGGACGAGGTCCAATTCATCGCCGCAAGAGACAGCTTGTATCTCGCCACGGTCAACGAGGATGGCTGGCCCTATATCCAACATCGGGGCGGACCTCCTGGATTTGTTCAGGCGCTCGACGCCCGCACGTTGGCCTTCGCCGATTATCGTGGCAATCGGCAGCTCCTGACAGCGGGACATCTTCGCGCCAACGACAAGGTCGCGCTCTTTCTGATGGACTACCCGAATCAGACGCGCCTCAAGGTCATTGGGTACGCACACAGCGAAACCGCAGCCTCTCACGAATCCCTGCTGACGTATCTCCCTGCGGCCGAACGTCGTCTCGTTGAACGTGTGATCGTTATTACGGTCGTGGGGTTTGATTGGAATTGTCCGCAGCACATCACGCCCCGCTACACGGCCGAGCAAGTCGAAAATTATATTGCGCCTCCTCACGCACGGATTGCCGAACTGGAGCGGCAGCTCCCAGCGACCGTGCTCAACCCAGGGCCCTGA
- a CDS encoding sulfite dehydrogenase yields MHTSRAHDDPDRSKSEGDHDPTADRHLARRTLLVGTASWLGLSTLEAFSASSSRTPETVPDDPTKVPGGPTSSYGSRSRFETAARLAKETRSLTPHQDLHGIITPSALHFERHHNGVPTIDPARHRVLVHGLVDAPRIFTMDDLRRFPSVSRLVCIECSGNTAGEWTQSKGATVQETHGLMSTSEWTGVPLRTVLQEVGMRPQATWMLAEGSDAATLTRSLPIANVLDTALLCYAQNGEAIRPEQGYPIRLVIPGWEGNTHIKWLRRLKLGAAPFMTREETSRYTDLMPDGSARQFTFAMEAKSVITAPSGGSHLQPGYVDIRGLAWSGRGRIVRVDVSTDGGHTWQETDLQAPILPQCHTRFRLGWHWPGHETVLQSRCMDETGYVQPTKTALVARRGLHSTYHNNAIHSWKVTSHGRVVPAGA; encoded by the coding sequence ATGCACACATCTCGGGCACACGATGATCCGGATCGTTCGAAGTCCGAAGGGGATCACGACCCAACAGCGGATCGGCATCTCGCGCGACGGACGCTCCTCGTCGGTACGGCCTCATGGCTCGGGCTCTCAACTCTCGAAGCATTTTCGGCAAGCTCGAGCCGTACACCCGAGACCGTTCCTGACGATCCAACAAAAGTCCCCGGCGGGCCGACCTCGTCGTACGGCAGTCGGTCTCGGTTCGAGACCGCGGCGAGGCTCGCTAAAGAAACGCGCTCGCTGACGCCCCATCAGGACTTACACGGGATTATTACCCCGTCGGCTTTGCACTTCGAGCGTCACCACAATGGGGTGCCGACCATCGATCCAGCTCGCCATCGCGTATTGGTACACGGCCTTGTCGATGCGCCCCGCATCTTCACGATGGACGATCTGCGGCGCTTCCCATCCGTCTCCCGCCTCGTCTGTATCGAGTGCTCGGGCAATACTGCGGGCGAGTGGACACAGTCGAAGGGGGCCACGGTGCAGGAGACGCACGGATTGATGAGCACGAGCGAATGGACCGGAGTCCCGCTCAGAACGGTGCTCCAGGAAGTCGGGATGCGGCCGCAGGCCACGTGGATGTTGGCCGAAGGCAGTGATGCGGCGACGCTGACGCGGAGCCTGCCGATTGCAAACGTGTTGGATACGGCGCTCTTGTGCTACGCCCAAAACGGCGAAGCGATCCGCCCGGAACAGGGCTACCCGATTCGACTCGTGATCCCCGGATGGGAGGGCAATACACACATCAAATGGCTCCGACGTCTGAAATTGGGCGCGGCACCGTTCATGACCCGTGAAGAAACTTCGCGCTATACGGATTTGATGCCGGACGGGTCGGCCAGGCAGTTCACGTTTGCAATGGAAGCCAAATCCGTCATTACGGCTCCATCGGGCGGATCTCATCTGCAACCTGGGTATGTCGACATCCGGGGACTGGCCTGGAGCGGCCGTGGACGTATCGTAAGGGTCGACGTCAGCACGGACGGTGGACACACATGGCAAGAAACCGACCTGCAGGCTCCCATTCTTCCACAATGTCACACGCGTTTTCGGCTCGGATGGCACTGGCCTGGTCACGAAACCGTTTTACAAAGTCGATGCATGGATGAAACTGGGTACGTGCAACCGACAAAGACCGCGCTGGTCGCAAGGAGAGGCCTGCATTCGACCTATCACAACAATGCGATTCACAGCTGGAAGGTCACGAGCCATGGACGCGTGGTCCCAGCGGGCGCCTAA